TGGCGTTGTAGACGCCCCAGGCTGTGAAGGGTGACGGGTCGCCGCCCGCGCCGGCGGGATTTCTGAGCCCCATGACATGGGGGGTGACCCGTGCCAGTGCCTGCATGTCCGCCGCATTGCTGCCGAGATCCTCGGCAGCGATATAGCGGCCGTTAAGCGAATCGATAAGATGGCCCATGGCTTCGAGCAACGCCGGCGTCTTGTCGTAGCGCGGATCGGCGATGATCACCGCCTTGCCGCCGCCGTGAGATAGATCGGCCAGCGCCGACTTGAAGGTCATGGTTCGCGATGATCTCAGGACATTGCCGAGCGCCTGGGCGTCGTTGCGGTAAGGATGTATCTGCAGGCCGCCGAGCGCCGGGCCTAGGTAGCTGTTGTGAATGGCGATAATGGCCTTGAGTCCGCTGAGCGGGTCGTGGGCGAAGACGACCTGCTCATGGTCGCGGAATTCGGCATGGTCAAAGATCGACATTATTGTTGTTCCTCTCTTATGGAGGTTCCGCCCGGGGCCGGCAAAGCAAGGAGTCGACTTTCCACCCGCCCGTTCTCACTCAAGCCTAGGGCAGTGTTGGCCTGTTGTCCCGGTTTGGGGCGACGGTGGCGTTGGTGTTACAACTATCGGCTATTACGTACAGTGCCGATGCCGGACCTCGACAGCAAGCCGAAGCAGGAAGCAACGCCAAGACAAGCCGGACACAGGAGCCTTCAATGGATTCAAAGTGTTGTGTAAAGGCCTTGGTCAATGGCCAGGTACAGGGGGTGAGCTATCGTGCGGCGGTCCAGGAACGCGCGCTCACCTCGAACGTGACGGGCTATGCCCAGAATCTGCTCGACGGTCGGGTGGAAGTGCTGCTGTGTGGCGATCGCGAGGCGGTCAACGCGCTCACCGAATGGCTCTGGCAGGGGCCACCGGCAGCGCGGGTGACCCATGTCGAATTGCAGGGCGTGGAGTGGCGCGATCGCGCCAGCTTCGTGATCCGCTAGCGGCGTCTCAGCTCAGGGTCTCGACGATCCACTCGACGACTGCCGGGCCGTTGGCGTTCAGACACACCTGGACCTGCGGCGTGCGCGACCAATGCTCGGCGATGAACGGACGATCCGCCGGCGCGAAGATCGTCTGGCCTTCAGCGTCGCCTTCGGTAACGACCGTGAGATGTCCATCGACCGCGGTGAACAGCTCGGGCTTCATCAGCCAGGCCAGCGCGCAGCTGTCGTGCGGGCAGCAGCCGTCGAAGCCCAGCGCCTGCTGGTAGAACGCCTTGTAGAACTCGTAGCTGCCGGCAAGGACCTCACCGAGCTTGCCTTGACCGGCGGCGATCCTGGCCATCGAATCGGGGTCGAGCACGCAACGATGGGTGGCATCCAGCCCCACCAGCGTCAACGGCCACCCGGCGGTGAGCACGCGCTGTCCGGCGTGAGGGTCGTTGAACAGGTTGGCTTCGGCGACCGGCGTGACGTTGCCGCCTTCGCGAATCGAGCCGCCCATCACCACCACCCGCCTGACACGTTCGACGATGCTCGGGTCGAGTTGCAGAGCCGCGGCCAGGTTGCCCAGTGGACCCACCGCGACCAGGGTAATCTCGCCGGGGCGCGCATTGACCTGCTCGACGATGAACTGCGCCGCGCTGAGGGTCTCGGCACGGCCCTGGACCTCGGGCAGCTCGATATTGCCCAGGCCGTTGTCGCCGTGAATATGCTTGGGCGGCGGGAAGCGCGTCTTGACCAGGGGGCCGGCCGCGCCCTGGGCGACCGGGATGCGCTGCCCGGCCAGTTCGGCAAGCAGCAATGCGTTATGGGTCGCCGTGGTGACGTCGACGTTGCCGTAGGTGGTGGTCATTCCGAGGAGTTCGATCTCCGGATGGGCGAGGGCGATGGCGATGGCCTGGGCGTCGTCGACCCCCGGGTCGGTATCGAAGATGATCGGTGTCGGCATGTGAGAATCCTTTGGTTGAATTGTCGCGGTGCGTGTAGTCGCTACTCAGTCGGCGTCTATCGTCAGCTCGTCCCAGTGGCTGGCGGCATCCTTGACCTCGCTGAGCACGGGAATGCTGGGCGCGGCGCCCTCGCGCTGCACGCACAGCGCCGAGGCGGCGCTGGCCAGCCGCAACGCGGCACAAGTGTCGTGAGCGTGCTGAAGGGCGGCCATGTAATAGCCGATGAAGGTGTCACCGGCCGCGGTGGTGTCGCGCGCTGCGACCCTGTGCGCCGCGAGCCTCAGGCGCTGGCTGTCGCTCTGGTAGCAGACCCCGTCGCCGCCCAGCGTGAGGACTATTTCGCTGCCCGGCAACTTGCGCGAAAGCGCATCGAGCAACCGCTCGATCGCATCGTGTTCGTCGAGTTCGACCAGTGCTGCCGCTTCGCCGCGATTGAGGAATAAAAGCCGGCAATGCTCGAGGGGCAGGCGCAGCACATTGGCGGCCATGGGGGCGGGGTTGAAGGCAAGTTGCATGCCCTTGTCGGCCGCGCTGACCATCAGTTTGTCGAGCGCGTTGCACTCGTTCTGCAGCAGCAGCCAGTCGCCTTCGGTGGCCGTGGCGAGCAGGGTCGTGTGCTGGGCATCGGTAAAGTCATGATTGGCGCCGGGATGGAGGATGATCGAGTTCTCGCCGTGGTCGTCGACCTGGATCAGCGCATGACCGCTGGGTTCGGCGTTCAATTCGATAGACGCCGTGTCGACGCCGGCCGCGGAGAGCGTTTCCAGGACCCAGCGGTCGGCCCGGCCGAGCCGCCCCCAGTGGGTGACGTTACCGCCGGCGCGGGCCACGGCGAGCGACTGGTTGGCGCCCTTGCCACCCAGCACCTGGCGATAGCCATGGCTGGTCAGGGTTTCCCCCGGGCGAACCAGATGCGGGACGCGATAGACATGGTCGATATTGATCGAGCCATAGTTGTAGAGCATGGGTCCTCCGGATAAGACCAAGCGTACGGTGACGGTATGGAGGCGACATGCCTGGTAGCTGCACAAAGACCGGAGCCTGGCCTGCCGATGTGACCAAAGTATTGGCATTCGTTTCGGGGGATGCAACCGCAGTATTTATACCGTTATCTCAAATTTGTTAAAATACTAAATAAGCTTTCCTTCACTTTTTAAACTTTAGTTTTCCAACGCTTCAGATTATCGACCGTGAGCTTGACGACATTGGCTCGAGCCTCGGGACTGATCCAGGCATTGTGCGGAGTGACGATCAGGTTGAGGGGCTCGTCAAGCGCATCGAGCAGGGGATGGCCATCGCGCGGGGGTTCGCATGGCAGTACATCGACTGCCAGTCCACCGAGCCGACCGGCCCGCAGCGCCTCGAGGGCGGCATGCTCGTCGATGACACCGCCGCGCGCGCAGTTGATCAGTAGTGTTTCGGGCTTACAACGCGCCAGCATCGGCGCGTCGATCAGATGACGGGTAGCCTCGGTCAGCGGACAGTGCAGGCTGATGATGTCGGCGCTGCCGGCCAGCTCGGCGAGCGATGGCCGTGCATCCTCGGCCTCGTTGCCGGGACGGGCGGTGAATATCGCCTCGACGCCGAAGGCTTCGGCGAGCCTGGCCACGGCCTGGCCGAGTTCGCCGCTGCCCACGATCACCAGGCGCTTGCCGGCAAGTTGCAGAGTGGAGTGACCGAGCAGGCAGAAAAACGGGCTGCGCTGCCATTCACCGGCGGCGACATCTCGCTGATAGCGGGGCAGGCGGTTGGCCAGGGCCAGCATCAGCATCAACGTGTGCTGAGCCACGCTGGCGGTGCCGTAGGCGCTGACGTTGCGAACGGTGATACCCTGACGCTCGGCGGCCGCCATGTCGATGTTGTTGGTGCCCGTGGCCAGCACACAGATCAGCCTGAGATCGGGCAGGGCGGCCAGCAACTCGGCATCGAGCACCACCTTGTTGACGAGTGCCACTTCGGCCCCGGCAAGCCGTGACTGGCGCTGTTCGAGGAGCGTGGTCGCGTGGACCTCGAGGCTGTCGACCTCGCGTCGAATCGGTTCCAGGTCGATGTCATCGCCTAATGTGGCGGCATCCAGAATCACGGCTTTCATGGTGGCTCCTTGAACGGGAAAAGAAAGTGACCAGCGCTGGATGCGGAAAGCGACAAGTGTGCCCGGAAGTCGACAACTTGCCCGCGAGGGGCCGCAACACGCTATAATATGCGGCTTTCATGGCAGGCTTGGAAAGCGCGTCGCGTGACCGCATATCGTTATCGCCGCAGATTGCCCGGATGCCTGCGGACGCCGTTTAAGTCACAGAGTGATAAAAACCATGCCCATCTATGAATACGAGTGCAAGGCTTGTGGCCATCGTCTGGAAAAGCTCCAGAAAGTCAGCGCACCACCGCTGTACGAATGCCCGGCGTGCCAGACTGACGCGCTGTCGCGATTGATTTCGGCGGCCGGCTTCCGGCTCGCCGGGGGCGGCTGGTACGAAACGGACTTCAAGGCGAGCGGCACCAAGCGCAATCTGGCCGGAGACGGCAGCAACACGGCGCCCGCCAGTGGCGACAAGCCCGCGTCGGCTTCGGCGCCAGCCCCCGACGCCAAGGCGTCCGCCTGATACCGCTGCCGGCGCGGGCCGGCAGCGTTCACCTTTTAAGCAACGAGACAGGATGTGACATGCGCAGCCATTATTGCGGCCAGTTGAACGAGACCCTGGTGGGTCAGGAGGTCACGCTTTGCGGATGGGTGCATCGTCGCCGTGACCACGGGGGCGTCATTTTCCTCGACATGCGCGATCGCGACGGCATCGCTCAGGTCGTGGTCGACCCCGACACCCAGGACGCGTTCGCCACCGCCGATCGTGCGCGCAGCGAGTTCGTGCTGCGCATTCGCGGTCGCATCCGGTTGCGCCCCGAGGGCACCCAGAATCCCAACATGCCCACCGGCATGATCGAAGTGCTGGCCAAGGACGTCGAGGTCCTGAACAGTGCGGCCACGCCGCCGTTCCAGCTCGACGAGCACGGCAAGGTCGGCGAGGAGGTACGTCTCAAGCATCGCTATATCGACCTGCGTCGCCCCGAGATGATCGACAAGCTGCGGCTGCGCTCGCGGATCACCCATAGCGTGCGCGCCTACCTGGAGAGCCAGGGCTTTTTGGATATCGAGACGCCGATCCTGACCCGCGCCACCCCGGAAGGCGCCCGCGATTACCTGGTGCCCAGCCGTACCCACGAGGGGCATTTCTTCGCCTTGCCGCAGTCGCCGCAACTGTTCAAGCAGTTGCTGATGGTGGCCGGACTGGATCGCTACTACCAGATCGCCAAGTGCTTTCGTGACGAGGATCTGCGCGCCGACCGCCAGCCGGAATTCACCCAGATCGATCTCGAGGCCTCGTTCGTCGACGAAGATGCGATCATGGGTATCACCGAGCGAATGATCCGCCAGTTGTTCCAGGAAGTGCTCGAGGTCGAGCTGGCCGAGTTCCCACGCATGCCCTATGCCGAGGCGATTCAGCGTTACGGCTCCGACAAGCCGGACTTGCGCATTCCGCTGGAACTGGTCGACGTCGACGATTTGATGAAGGACGTCGACTTCAAGGTGTTCTCGGGCCCGGCCAACGCCGACGACGGCCGCGTCGCGGCGCTCAAGGTCAGCGGCGGCGCCAGGCTGAGCCGCAAGGAGATCGACGAGTACACGCGTTTCGTCGGCATCTACGGCGCCAAGGGGCTGGCCTGGATCAAGGTCAACGAACGCGCCAAGGGGCTCGAGGGGCTGCAGTCGCCGATCGTCAAGTTCATGGACGGCATCGTCGAGGCGCTGCTGAACCGGCTGGGTGCCGAGGACGGCGACATCATCTTCTTCGGCGCCGACAAGACGCGCATCGTCAACGAGGCGATCGGTGCGCTGCGCGTGCGCCTGGGCGAGGATCTCGATCTGTATACCCGCGCCTGGGCGCCGCTGTGGGTGGTCGACTTTCCGATGTTCGAGGCCGACGATGCCGGGCGACTGTCGGCACTGCACCATCCGTTCACCGCGCCGTCGTGCAGCCCGGAAGCGCTCAAGGATGACCCGGCCAATGCCCTGTCGCGGGCCTATGACATGGTGCTCAACGGCACCGAGCTCGGCGGCGGCTCGATCCGTATTCACGATCAGGGCATGCAGCGCACGGTATTCGAGGTGCTGGGCATCGGTGAGGCCGAAGCCGAGGAAAAGTTCGGCTTCCTGCTCGACGCGCTGCGCTTCGGCGCGCCGCCGCACGGCGGTCTGGCTTTCGGTCTCGACCGCCTGGTGATGCTGATGACCGGGGCGCGGACCATCCGCGAGGTGATCGCCTTCCCCAAGACCCAGAGCGCTGCGGACCTGATGACCGACGCCCCCGGCGAAGTCAGCGCCGAGCAGCTCAAGGATCTCAATATCCGCCTGCGCCAGAAGGCCAGGGTAACGGCCGGCGACGAGTGATCGGCACCTGGCGCCGTTGCCTCAGGTGAACGGAATGATCCGGCTTTCAATGAATCGGCGGCGCTCTCGGCGCCGCCGGTTTTGCTGAACGGGGAAGCTTGCATGACTTTCATCGACGCGTCCCGGCAAATCGGGGAGGCCGCTTGATCATCCTGGGCATCGACCCCGGCTCGCGGATCACCGGCTACGGGGTGCTCGACGTCAGCGCGCTGCGTCCGCGCTACATCGCCAGCGGCTGCATCCGCATCCGCGCCGATGACCTGGCTCAGAAGCTGGCCCAGGTCTACGCCGGGGTCGCCGAACTGATCATCCAGTATCGCCCCGGGGAAGTGGCCATCGAGCAGGTGTTCATGGCGCGCAACCCGGATTCGGCGCTCAAGCTGGGCCAGGCCCGGGGCACGGCGATCGTCTGCGCCGCCAATCATGGCCTGCCGGTACACGAATACGCGGCGCGCCAGATCAAGCAGTCGGTGACCGGCACCGGCGCCGCCGACAAGACCCAGGTGCAGCACATGGTCACCGCGCTGCTGTCGCTCAACGCGCGACCAGCGGCGGATGCCGCCGATGCGCTGGCGATTGCACTCACCCATGCCCACGCTCGCACCGGGTTGCTCGGCCACAAGGAGCGTCGGCGACGACGCTCGCGGGGCGCGGGTTGGCGCGACTTTCGGCCCGAATCCTGACCCCGCGAGGTGGGTGCTGGTCAGTCGAACAGGTGATGAGTATAGTGACTACCCAGTCAGCCCGAGGAACGCAACTGCATGATTGGACGCCTGCGCGGCACCTTGCTGGAAAAACAGCCCCCATGGCTGGTGATCGACGTCGGCGGCGTCGGCTACGAGCTTGAAGCCTCGATGAACACGCTGCTGGCCCTGCCCGGTATCGGCGAAACCGTGCAGCTGTATACTCATCTGAGTATTCGCGACGACGCGCATCTGCTCTATGGCTTCATCCGCGAAGCCGAGCGCGCGCTATTTCGAGCGTTGATTCGGGTCAATGGCGTGGGCCCCAAGCTGGCCCTGGCGATTCTCTCGGGAATGGAACAGGAGCAGTTCATTCGCTGCGTCATGGACAGCGACGTCAAGGCCCTGACGCGGCTGCCGGGGGTGGGGCGCAAGACCGCCGAGCGATTGATCGTCGAAATGCACGATCGTTTCCCGCACTGGGCCGCAGCGCCGGACGCTGGCCAGGCAGCCGCGCCGCCTTCGACGGCGCGCGGTCATGATCCGCTGGTCGATGCCGAAGCGGCGCTGGTGACGCTCGGCTACAAGCCGGCCGAGGCCGCACGCATGCTCAGCGGGCATGAGACCGGACTGTCCACCGAGGCGCTGATCAAGGCCGCACTCACACGCAAGCTGGCAGGGTAGCGACGCATGATCGAAAGTGACCGACTGATCGCCGCCGAGCCGCAGCAGGCCGAGGTGCACCATGATCATGCGATCCGTCCCAAGACCCTGGCCGATTACATCGGCCAGCCGCGGGTCCGCGAGCAGTTGGATATCTTCATCACCGCGGCGCGGGGGCGCGGCGACAGTCTCGATCATACGCTGGTGTTCGGCCCTCCGGGGCTCGGCAAGACCACGCTCGCCAACATCATCGCCGCCGAGATGGATGTCGACATCAAGTCGACCTCGGGCCCGGTGCTCGAGCGAGCCGGCGATCTGGCGGCGATGCTGACCAATCTGCAGCCGGGCGACGTATTGTTCATCGACGAGATCCACCGTCTGCCGGCCGCGGTGGAGGAAGTGCTGTATCCGGCCATGGAGGATTTTCAGCTCGACATCATGATTGGCGAGGGGCCCGCGGCGCGCTCGATCAAGCTCGACCTGCCGCGCTTCACGCTGGTCGGCGCGACCACTCGTGCAGGGCTGCTGACCTCGCCGTTGCGCGATCGCTTCGGGATCGTCCAGCGCCTCGAGTTCTATGCGGTCGACGAGCTCACCGAGATCGTCACACGCTCGGCGCGGCTGCTGGGTGTCGGGGCCGAGGCTGCGGGGGCCGCCGAAGTGGCGCGCCGGGCCCGCGGCACGCCGC
The genomic region above belongs to Halomonas zincidurans B6 and contains:
- a CDS encoding acylphosphatase; the protein is MDSKCCVKALVNGQVQGVSYRAAVQERALTSNVTGYAQNLLDGRVEVLLCGDREAVNALTEWLWQGPPAARVTHVELQGVEWRDRASFVIR
- a CDS encoding nucleoside hydrolase produces the protein MPTPIIFDTDPGVDDAQAIAIALAHPEIELLGMTTTYGNVDVTTATHNALLLAELAGQRIPVAQGAAGPLVKTRFPPPKHIHGDNGLGNIELPEVQGRAETLSAAQFIVEQVNARPGEITLVAVGPLGNLAAALQLDPSIVERVRRVVVMGGSIREGGNVTPVAEANLFNDPHAGQRVLTAGWPLTLVGLDATHRCVLDPDSMARIAAGQGKLGEVLAGSYEFYKAFYQQALGFDGCCPHDSCALAWLMKPELFTAVDGHLTVVTEGDAEGQTIFAPADRPFIAEHWSRTPQVQVCLNANGPAVVEWIVETLS
- a CDS encoding ribokinase, whose protein sequence is MLYNYGSINIDHVYRVPHLVRPGETLTSHGYRQVLGGKGANQSLAVARAGGNVTHWGRLGRADRWVLETLSAAGVDTASIELNAEPSGHALIQVDDHGENSIILHPGANHDFTDAQHTTLLATATEGDWLLLQNECNALDKLMVSAADKGMQLAFNPAPMAANVLRLPLEHCRLLFLNRGEAAALVELDEHDAIERLLDALSRKLPGSEIVLTLGGDGVCYQSDSQRLRLAAHRVAARDTTAAGDTFIGYYMAALQHAHDTCAALRLASAASALCVQREGAAPSIPVLSEVKDAASHWDELTIDAD
- a CDS encoding D-2-hydroxyacid dehydrogenase, with the translated sequence MKAVILDAATLGDDIDLEPIRREVDSLEVHATTLLEQRQSRLAGAEVALVNKVVLDAELLAALPDLRLICVLATGTNNIDMAAAERQGITVRNVSAYGTASVAQHTLMLMLALANRLPRYQRDVAAGEWQRSPFFCLLGHSTLQLAGKRLVIVGSGELGQAVARLAEAFGVEAIFTARPGNEAEDARPSLAELAGSADIISLHCPLTEATRHLIDAPMLARCKPETLLINCARGGVIDEHAALEALRAGRLGGLAVDVLPCEPPRDGHPLLDALDEPLNLIVTPHNAWISPEARANVVKLTVDNLKRWKTKV
- a CDS encoding FmdB family zinc ribbon protein yields the protein MPIYEYECKACGHRLEKLQKVSAPPLYECPACQTDALSRLISAAGFRLAGGGWYETDFKASGTKRNLAGDGSNTAPASGDKPASASAPAPDAKASA
- the aspS gene encoding aspartate--tRNA ligase; translation: MRSHYCGQLNETLVGQEVTLCGWVHRRRDHGGVIFLDMRDRDGIAQVVVDPDTQDAFATADRARSEFVLRIRGRIRLRPEGTQNPNMPTGMIEVLAKDVEVLNSAATPPFQLDEHGKVGEEVRLKHRYIDLRRPEMIDKLRLRSRITHSVRAYLESQGFLDIETPILTRATPEGARDYLVPSRTHEGHFFALPQSPQLFKQLLMVAGLDRYYQIAKCFRDEDLRADRQPEFTQIDLEASFVDEDAIMGITERMIRQLFQEVLEVELAEFPRMPYAEAIQRYGSDKPDLRIPLELVDVDDLMKDVDFKVFSGPANADDGRVAALKVSGGARLSRKEIDEYTRFVGIYGAKGLAWIKVNERAKGLEGLQSPIVKFMDGIVEALLNRLGAEDGDIIFFGADKTRIVNEAIGALRVRLGEDLDLYTRAWAPLWVVDFPMFEADDAGRLSALHHPFTAPSCSPEALKDDPANALSRAYDMVLNGTELGGGSIRIHDQGMQRTVFEVLGIGEAEAEEKFGFLLDALRFGAPPHGGLAFGLDRLVMLMTGARTIREVIAFPKTQSAADLMTDAPGEVSAEQLKDLNIRLRQKARVTAGDE
- the ruvC gene encoding crossover junction endodeoxyribonuclease RuvC, producing MIILGIDPGSRITGYGVLDVSALRPRYIASGCIRIRADDLAQKLAQVYAGVAELIIQYRPGEVAIEQVFMARNPDSALKLGQARGTAIVCAANHGLPVHEYAARQIKQSVTGTGAADKTQVQHMVTALLSLNARPAADAADALAIALTHAHARTGLLGHKERRRRRSRGAGWRDFRPES
- the ruvA gene encoding Holliday junction branch migration protein RuvA encodes the protein MIGRLRGTLLEKQPPWLVIDVGGVGYELEASMNTLLALPGIGETVQLYTHLSIRDDAHLLYGFIREAERALFRALIRVNGVGPKLALAILSGMEQEQFIRCVMDSDVKALTRLPGVGRKTAERLIVEMHDRFPHWAAAPDAGQAAAPPSTARGHDPLVDAEAALVTLGYKPAEAARMLSGHETGLSTEALIKAALTRKLAG
- the ruvB gene encoding Holliday junction branch migration DNA helicase RuvB, translating into MIESDRLIAAEPQQAEVHHDHAIRPKTLADYIGQPRVREQLDIFITAARGRGDSLDHTLVFGPPGLGKTTLANIIAAEMDVDIKSTSGPVLERAGDLAAMLTNLQPGDVLFIDEIHRLPAAVEEVLYPAMEDFQLDIMIGEGPAARSIKLDLPRFTLVGATTRAGLLTSPLRDRFGIVQRLEFYAVDELTEIVTRSARLLGVGAEAAGAAEVARRARGTPRIANRLLRRVRDYAEVRADGRLTKAIADQALNMLHVDSHGLDHMDRRLLLAMIEKFDGGPVGVDSLAAAISEERDTIEDVIEPYLIQQGFMLRTARGRMVTRQAYLHFGFAAGDATPQTSGEGRP